The Chryseolinea soli nucleotide sequence TCTTTCCCATCAGTTGCAACAAGTCGGCCTTGTTGCCCGTGAATTCGGTGATGTTGCCATTCTCGTCGAGCACGTAATAAGTATACACCAACACTACGCGTGAATATGACGACATCGGGCTGTAGAAGCCGCCATAATAAGGCGAGCTATTATAAATTCTGGTCTCCAGCGATTCGCGCGACAGCAGGGTGAGTGCGCCTTCGGTGAGGAGTTCGAAGAATACCGGTGTTTTATAGTCGGCACCCGAGGCGGCGCCCACATAAGGCAACGCAAAGAACTGCCGGTAGCGGCGCACCGACGCGTCGAAGATCTCGAAGAACAATACTTTGCGGGCGCTGAAGGCTTCGATGCGCTTGTCGGCCATCGTGTATTGCACCAGGTTTTGGGAGAGGTCGTATTTCACCAGGCCACGCAAGGTGTCGCCTTCCACCAACACGATCTTTCCTTCGTGCCAGAGCTCGGAGGGGAACTGAGCGTGGGCGATGCCGGTGCTCAGCAAGGTTAACAATATTAAAAGTCCTCCCGCCATCCGGGGCGAAAGACTTCTCTCTTCTTTGCGCATGCCAACTAATGAAAACAATCTCATGTATGCTTTAAAATGGTATGACCCAGCTTATCGCGTTTTGTCAATAAATACTTTTCGTTATGTGGATTGGGCACAATTTCGATGGGCACATTGTCAACGATCTCCAATCCGTAGCCCATCAGGCCTACACGCTTCTTGGGGTTGTTGGTGATGAGTCGGATCTTTGTTATACCCAAGTTACGAATTATTTGTGCACCTACGCCATAGTCGCGTTCGTCCATATCAAAACCCAGTTGCAGGTTGGCTTCCACGGTGTCGAGCCCTTGTTCCTGCAACTTGTAGGCCCTCAGTTTGTTCAAGAGCCCGATGCCTCTTCCCTCCTGTTTCATATAGAGCACCACGCCTTTTCCTTCGCGGTCCACCATTTCCATGGCCTTGTGCAACTGCGGTCCGCAATCGCAACGGCACGACCCGAAAATGTCGCCCGTCACGCACGAAGAGTGCACGCGCACCAGCACGGGTTCGTCCTTTTCCCAGGTTCCCTTTACTAACGCTAAATGTACTTCGTTGGTATTGAGTTGGTCAAAAGCCACCAGGTTAAAGTGGCCGTGTTCCGTGGGCATATCCACCTCGATCTCGCGCTTGATCAGGGTTTCTTTTTTGATTCTATATTCGATCAGGTCTTTAATGGTCACCAGCTTCAACTTGAAACGTTCGGCCACTTTTACCAGGTCGGGCAGGCGGGCCATGGTGCCGTCTTCGTTCATGATTTCAACCAATACACCGGCGGGTTTGAACCCCGCCAGTCGCGCAAAGTCTATGGCGGCCTCGGTGTGGCCAGAGCGACGGAGCACGCCGCCGCGTTTTGCTTTCAAAGGGAAAATATGGCCGGGGCGGCCCAGTTCTTCGGGCTTGGTTTCGGGATCTACCAGGGCGCGGATGGTTTTGGCGCGGTCGTGGGCGGAGATGCCGGTGGTACAGCCGTGGCCGATCAGGTCAACCGATACGGTGAAGGCCGTTTCGTAGACGGCCGTGTTGGTGCCCACCATCATGTGCAGACCGAGTTCATCACAACGGTCTTCCACCAGCGGGGTGCAGATGAGGCCGCGGCCGTGGGTGGCCATAAAGTTCACGATCTCGGGGGTGATGCACTCGGCGGCGCAAATGAAGTCGCCTTCGTTTTCGCGGTCTTCGTCGTCCACCACGATGATCACTTTGCCGTTCTCTATATCTTCGATGGCCTCCTCAATGGTATTCAGTTTTATAGCACTCATAGTCGTTGTTTCCTCTCGTTTTAAACCGCCTTCTGGTGGGTCAGCATAGTAACAAAAAAGTTCTTTTGCGCGTTCCTGGCTATCCTTTGTTCACTACAATGCCGAGCATGACCGCCAGTTCTTTCTCTGCATTTTTTAATTGTTCGTGGATGGTGAAGTGCTTATCCTGGTCTTCTTCGGTGGTAGCCTTTCGCCATTCTGCTTTATTGTCTTCGACCAGCTTCTGTATCATTCTGAATTTCAGGCGCAATACGTTCGTATAGGCCAGGTCATGCAAAACTTCCTTTTCGTGGGGGAAGAAGATATTCTTTTCCGGCCAGTGCTTGCTCACTTCATAGCGGGGTGTGGTGAGTTCGGCCACGACGCCTTTCACGGCGGCACTGCCATGCTCCATAAAGTACATCGTGTCCACCACTTCGCCCCGTTCGGCGCCGTCTTTGAAGCCCTGGTATATTTCTTTTAGTATGGGATCGGTGAACTCCACATCATCCAATTCGGTGAGCATGAAATCGACAAGGCGTTGCTCGTCATAGCTATTTTCAGCATAATTCAGGAGCAGGCGTATCGACTCGCGTTCCTGCAACTGCACCATCGTGTTTTCGTCGGCTTTCG carries:
- a CDS encoding bifunctional 3,4-dihydroxy-2-butanone-4-phosphate synthase/GTP cyclohydrolase II, which gives rise to MSAIKLNTIEEAIEDIENGKVIIVVDDEDRENEGDFICAAECITPEIVNFMATHGRGLICTPLVEDRCDELGLHMMVGTNTAVYETAFTVSVDLIGHGCTTGISAHDRAKTIRALVDPETKPEELGRPGHIFPLKAKRGGVLRRSGHTEAAIDFARLAGFKPAGVLVEIMNEDGTMARLPDLVKVAERFKLKLVTIKDLIEYRIKKETLIKREIEVDMPTEHGHFNLVAFDQLNTNEVHLALVKGTWEKDEPVLVRVHSSCVTGDIFGSCRCDCGPQLHKAMEMVDREGKGVVLYMKQEGRGIGLLNKLRAYKLQEQGLDTVEANLQLGFDMDERDYGVGAQIIRNLGITKIRLITNNPKKRVGLMGYGLEIVDNVPIEIVPNPHNEKYLLTKRDKLGHTILKHT